Proteins from a single region of Crassaminicella profunda:
- a CDS encoding serpin family protein, with product MSYNPDYLDDADYYHNQAEQDFENASDYAEQANDYLEKAEDELDEGDIEQASMYTDWAEEAEDNADMHEDWAEEEEDNADMYEDWADDDIDD from the coding sequence ATGTCTTATAATCCAGATTATTTAGATGATGCAGATTATTATCATAATCAAGCAGAACAGGATTTTGAGAATGCAAGTGATTATGCAGAGCAGGCCAATGATTATTTAGAAAAGGCAGAAGATGAACTAGACGAAGGAGACATTGAACAAGCAAGCATGTATACTGACTGGGCAGAAGAAGCAGAAGATAATGCAGATATGCATGAAGACTGGGCGGAGGAAGAAGAAGATAATGCAGATATGTATGAAGATTGGGCGGATGATGACATAGATGATTAA
- a CDS encoding CD0519/CD1768 family membrane protein: MLSNTKTKKEVSMETYVFLIILIVSFWYLASTMGIGIMFNVIMKTAHELLINTVFFILAIAVLAGAFSSLLSEFGIVSLINKIISPIMRLIYNLPGAASLGAITTYLSDNPAIISLAKDIGFSKYFKDYQTPALCNLGTSFGMGLILTTFMISQGKGTEFIIPSIIGNFGAFIGSIISVKLMLRFTKKYYNYDEHKEKNTHCESTNYHAYRKIRDGNAFERALDAILEGGKNGVEMGMAIIPGVLFICTIIMILTFGPTEVKSGISIYKGTAFEGIALLPKLGQFISPIIKPLFGFKSVEAIAFPITSLGSVGAALGLVTKFLEEGLIGPNDIAVFTAMGMCWSGYLSTHVGMMDALGVRQLANKAILSHTIGGLCAGIFSHYLYVVYSLIFSRV, translated from the coding sequence ATGCTATCAAATACTAAAACAAAAAAGGAAGTATCAATGGAAACATATGTTTTTTTAATTATCCTTATTGTTTCGTTCTGGTATTTAGCTTCAACAATGGGTATAGGTATTATGTTTAATGTTATTATGAAAACAGCTCATGAACTTCTTATAAATACTGTATTTTTTATACTAGCAATAGCTGTACTTGCTGGAGCTTTTTCTTCCCTATTATCAGAATTCGGTATTGTATCTTTGATAAACAAAATTATTTCTCCTATAATGAGGTTAATCTACAACCTTCCTGGTGCAGCTTCTCTTGGTGCAATTACAACATATCTTTCTGATAATCCAGCTATTATATCTTTAGCTAAAGATATAGGTTTTTCTAAATACTTTAAAGATTATCAAACACCAGCATTATGTAATTTAGGAACATCCTTTGGAATGGGGTTAATATTAACAACATTTATGATCAGTCAAGGTAAGGGCACAGAATTTATAATTCCATCAATCATTGGTAACTTTGGCGCTTTTATAGGGAGTATCATAAGTGTAAAACTAATGCTTAGATTTACTAAAAAATATTATAACTATGATGAACATAAAGAAAAAAATACACACTGTGAATCTACAAATTATCATGCTTATAGAAAGATAAGAGATGGTAATGCTTTTGAAAGAGCTTTAGATGCTATATTAGAAGGTGGTAAAAATGGTGTAGAAATGGGAATGGCTATTATTCCTGGAGTTTTATTTATATGTACCATTATAATGATACTAACTTTTGGTCCTACTGAAGTAAAGAGTGGAATTTCTATCTATAAAGGAACTGCATTTGAGGGAATCGCACTACTTCCTAAATTAGGACAATTTATTTCTCCTATAATAAAACCCTTATTTGGTTTTAAAAGTGTAGAAGCTATTGCTTTTCCAATAACCTCCTTAGGTTCAGTAGGTGCTGCTCTAGGACTTGTAACAAAATTCTTGGAAGAAGGGTTAATCGGTCCTAATGACATTGCAGTCTTTACTGCAATGGGCATGTGTTGGAGTGGCTATTTGAGTACCCATGTTGGTATGATGGATGCTTTAGGTGTAAGACAATTAGCAAATAAAGCTATACTCAGTCATACAATAGGAGGTCTTTGTGCAGGAATTTTTTCTCATTATTTGTATGTTGTATATAGTTTGATATTCTCAAGGGTGTGA